The Paenibacillus thermoaerophilus genomic interval GGCGCTGTTCACGTCGGCCATGCTGGGACTGGTCATCGCGGAAAATTTGCTTCAGTTGTACATCTTCTGGGAGTTGGTCGGCCTCGGGTCGTTCCTGCTGATCGGCTTCTGGTATTACAAGCCCGAGGCCAAGGCGGCGGCCCGCAAAGCGTTTATTATGACGCGGATCGGTGACGTCGGATTGTTTTTGGCTATCCTGCTGCTGTTCTGGCATATGCCCAACCACGCCCTTGACTTCACGTCGATCCATAACGCATTCGCCAACGGCCAGGCGCCGTTCGGCGAAGGGCTGGTCACGCTGGTCGCGCTGTTGATCTTCGTCGGAGCGGTCGGCAAATCGGGTCAGTTGCCCCTGCATACCTGGCTTCCGGACGCGATGGAAGGCCCGACCCCGATCAGCGCGTTGATCCATGCGGCGACGATGGTCGCGGCCGGCGTCTACCTGGTCGCGCGTACGTTCGACATCTTTACGGCATCGCCCGACGCGATGCTGACGGTCGCGTGGGTCGGCGGAATGACGGCGCTGTTCGCGGCGACGATCGGTGTGGCGCAGAACGACATCAAGCGCGTGCTGGCGTACTCGACGGTCAGCCAGCTCGGCTACATGATGATGGCGCTGGGGGTTGGCGCTTATACGGCCGGCGTGTTCCACCTGTTCACGCATGCGTTTTTTAAAGCGCTGCTGTTCCTGGGGGCAGGCAGCGTGATTCATGCCGTACATACGCAAAATATCAACGAGATGGGCGGTCTCGGCAGGAAGATGAAAATTACCGCCTGGACGTTCGGAATCGGAGCTCTCGCGTTATCCGGCATTCCGCCGTTCGCCGGCTTCTGGTCCAAGGACGCGATTTTGTCCGCCGCGTTCCACGATCATCCGGCCTTATTCGCGATCGGCTTGATCGGCGCGTTCCTGACCGCCTTCTATATGGCCCGATTGTTCTTGCTCGTATTCGCGGGCAAATCCCATGCGGATAACCATGCCCACACGGAGGAATCCCCCTGGGTGATGACGCTCCCGATGGCGGTGCTGGCGGTGTTGTCCGTTGCGGCGGGATTCGTCGAGCTGCCGGGGAGCGGACAACTGGGCGAATGGCTCGGCCGTCCCGCGGCACATCACGACAGCGGCGCGCTGGTGATGATTCTCTCCACGGGTGTCGCCTTGGCCGGATTGTTGCTGGGCTGGGCGATCTACGGCAAGGGCTTCGTGTCGCGCGATCTCGTCTCCAGCCGCGCCCCGTGGCTGCATCAATTGCTGTACCGCAAGTATTACGTGGACGAACTGTACGGAGCGGTGATCGTGAAGCCGATCAAGGCGCTCGCAGACCTGCTCCGCCTGTTCGACCACTATGTCGTCGACGGGCTTGTCCGCCTCAGCGCATCGGCCTTTTACGGCATCGGACGGCTTGGACACCGGGTGCAGAACGGCCAAGTGCAGACGTACGGCTTGGTGACGCTGATCGGCTTGCTCATCTTCATGCTTGCCCTGGCGGGAAGGAGGCTGCTCGATGTTGGCTGATTGGCCTATACTCTCTATGTTGACCTTCTCGCCCCTGCTCGGGTTCCTGGTCCTCCTGTTCGTGCCGGGTTCCCAAGGAAGGGCGGTCAAGACGATCGGCCTGGCGGCGACGCTGCTGCCGCTGCTGCTGGCCGGATGGATGTATGTCGATTACAATTTGCACACGCGAGAGGTCGTCCAATATACGGAACAGCATACGTGGATCCGCATTCCGCTTGCGATCGAAGGCGACTTGACCGGCGTCTCGGACTATTATTTGGACTTCGTCTACAAGCTCTCCGCCGACGGATTGGCGCTGCCGCTTGCGTTCCTGACGACGCTCGTGTCCGCGATGGCCGCTCTGGCCGCATGGCATATCAAAAAGCGCTGGAAGACGTTTTTCCTGCTGTTCCTGCTGCTTGAGACGGGCATGCTGGGCGTATTTTTCGCAAGAGATCTGTTTCTGTTCTTCCTGTTCTTCGAGCTGACGCTGATTCCGATGTTTTTCCTGATCGGCATCTGGGGACTGCGCGACCGGGAGCGGGCGGCGAACAAATTCCTGTTGTACAACGGCATCGGTTCGGCCATCATGCTGATCGCTTTCTTTATCATCGTATCGACGGCGGGCTTTACGTTCTCGCAGGCAGACGGGAACACCACGCTGTTCTACAGCGGAGATCTCGACGTCATTCTGGCGAACGTGTTCCAAAATACGCAATCGTACGTCAACCAGGCGTTCGAAGGCAGTCCGTTCTATTGGAGCGGGGAGATGAAGTGGACGCTGTTCATCCTCTTGCTGATCGCCTTCGGCATCAAGCTTCCGATTTTCCCGTTCCATACGTGGATGCTGAAAGTGCATGCCGAAGCGCATCCGTCCGTCGTCATGATCCACTCGGGCATTTTGCTGAAAATGGGGGCGTACGGCCTGCTTCGATTCGGCGTTCTGCTGTTCCCCGAGCAGGCGAAAGACGCCGCGTTGGCGCTGGCGATTATCGGCGTAGTCAATATTCTCTACGGCGCCCTGCTGGCGATGCGCCAGACGGAGTTCCGGCTCATGCTGGCGTATTCCAGCGTCAGCCATATGGGCGTCGTCTTGCTCGGCCTTGCGGCGTTGAATGCGACGGGCATCAAAGGGGCTGTTTTCCAACTGGTCTCGCACGGATTGATCTCGGCCCTGTTGTTTTTGATTGTGGGCAGTCTGTACGAACGGACCAAAACGACGGAGATTCCGCAGCTCGGCGGTCTTGCCTCGTCGATGCCCTTCATGAGCGGCATGCTGTTGATGGCCGGCATGGCTTCGCTCGGATTGCCGGGCTTGTCCGGCTTCGTCAGCGAATTTATGGCGTTTCTCGGCTTGTTTGGCGCTTACCCGTGGGTAGCGGCGGTTGGCGCGCTCGGCCTGATCTATACGGCGGTTTACGTGCTGCGGGGCATTATGGGGATGACGTTCGGTCGGGCGGCCGCTCCCGCCGCCGCGGACGGTGAACTGCGGGACGCGAGATTTTTGGAAGCTTTGCCGATGATCGTCTTGGCCGCTTTTATTCTGCTGATCGGGATTTACCCGACAGTGCTGAGCTACCCGCTTGAGCATACGGTCGACGGATTCCTGCAACAGCTGCAGGCCGCGGCTAAGATGGGAGGATCCTAATCATGAACGCGTTGCAAGCCGGAGATCTCATCCATCTGCTGCCTGAGCTGATTCTGGTTGGCGCGGCAGTTTTCCTTACGCTGCTCGATTT includes:
- the nuoL gene encoding NADH-quinone oxidoreductase subunit L gives rise to the protein MNYSQLAWLIPLFPFAAFLVLTAAGRTMPRSAPVIGVAAMIPSFVLAVLVLFEQFGGTAAYTYAEWDWLKLEGYTLTMGFEINGLNALMLVIVTLVSLLVNLYSAGYMQGDDRIGVFYSYVALFTSAMLGLVIAENLLQLYIFWELVGLGSFLLIGFWYYKPEAKAAARKAFIMTRIGDVGLFLAILLLFWHMPNHALDFTSIHNAFANGQAPFGEGLVTLVALLIFVGAVGKSGQLPLHTWLPDAMEGPTPISALIHAATMVAAGVYLVARTFDIFTASPDAMLTVAWVGGMTALFAATIGVAQNDIKRVLAYSTVSQLGYMMMALGVGAYTAGVFHLFTHAFFKALLFLGAGSVIHAVHTQNINEMGGLGRKMKITAWTFGIGALALSGIPPFAGFWSKDAILSAAFHDHPALFAIGLIGAFLTAFYMARLFLLVFAGKSHADNHAHTEESPWVMTLPMAVLAVLSVAAGFVELPGSGQLGEWLGRPAAHHDSGALVMILSTGVALAGLLLGWAIYGKGFVSRDLVSSRAPWLHQLLYRKYYVDELYGAVIVKPIKALADLLRLFDHYVVDGLVRLSASAFYGIGRLGHRVQNGQVQTYGLVTLIGLLIFMLALAGRRLLDVG
- a CDS encoding complex I subunit 4 family protein; this encodes MLADWPILSMLTFSPLLGFLVLLFVPGSQGRAVKTIGLAATLLPLLLAGWMYVDYNLHTREVVQYTEQHTWIRIPLAIEGDLTGVSDYYLDFVYKLSADGLALPLAFLTTLVSAMAALAAWHIKKRWKTFFLLFLLLETGMLGVFFARDLFLFFLFFELTLIPMFFLIGIWGLRDRERAANKFLLYNGIGSAIMLIAFFIIVSTAGFTFSQADGNTTLFYSGDLDVILANVFQNTQSYVNQAFEGSPFYWSGEMKWTLFILLLIAFGIKLPIFPFHTWMLKVHAEAHPSVVMIHSGILLKMGAYGLLRFGVLLFPEQAKDAALALAIIGVVNILYGALLAMRQTEFRLMLAYSSVSHMGVVLLGLAALNATGIKGAVFQLVSHGLISALLFLIVGSLYERTKTTEIPQLGGLASSMPFMSGMLLMAGMASLGLPGLSGFVSEFMAFLGLFGAYPWVAAVGALGLIYTAVYVLRGIMGMTFGRAAAPAAADGELRDARFLEALPMIVLAAFILLIGIYPTVLSYPLEHTVDGFLQQLQAAAKMGGS